From Palaemon carinicauda isolate YSFRI2023 chromosome 29, ASM3689809v2, whole genome shotgun sequence, one genomic window encodes:
- the LOC137622338 gene encoding dentin sialophosphoprotein-like, with protein sequence MAPTQHQSNPASSLHSCAADSVQTSSSSDVKSSLRSSSSRVSKSSSRSSTSSDSSSSRTSLEGRTSTMDWPGLEDCLIPIATRGLFYNDSFFADARRNFDQAVKEVVDHWGQRSGDENDLDSYRKIREVDAKDTNQAISVSQDDTHHKVVLDVRDFMNGDVKVKVLDENELVVEGRVEREEGNSISKKSFSRRFTFPGLVKADAISSAMSSDGVLTVSVPKNNQRDISQKKVNFQLQNINEEATSSSSNDTAKKEFLKSNRSKDTTDILLPISEKGSFFDDSFFDTARRDFEKSVEEVLNKFGRTSAHDARDNMATYRSLRKENLQQENQAVSLTEDDAFHKVVLDVKDFTSGDVSVKVIDEKVLKVEGKVEEKIEGKSSHKSFQRLFTFPGPVKTEAITSAMSSDGILTIKVPKEKTQRKMLSANSSSSLSSNLQANSQDIKLTNKEREESISNKTMKDYADSSFLPVFEKGLFFHDDHFASVRQQFEKAVEEIMEKHGETLSRTHDMTSYRSLREKDTREENQAISVSEDSESHKVVMDVHDFNTEDLKIKVIDENELVIEGKVEKKDGGSVSTKSFRRSFVFPGLVNSEAVSSTKSSDGVLIITIPKKQQDIKLSATPQSLDRETVSSGNTSQSLSNHASAHVSSIHSSKQSSSFQSTSENSQKGHLQGHMTEGLDMTDSLFSRDMFTSHDDFFAKARRDFEDAASIVFNHSPEMTLLQERNPFKDSQELNLLQDERTLSLVEDDHSLKVKIDVRDFVGGDLQVKALEQNEILVEGTKEVKGEDGRSSSKSFSRQVKLPATIKVDAITSLLSKDGELVVTAPKER encoded by the exons ATGGCTCCTACACAACACCAGAGCAACCCAGCTTCTAGTCTCCACAGCTGTGCTGCCGATTCAGTGCAGACGTCTTCGTCCTCCGACGTGAAAAGCAGCTTGAGAAGTTCGTCCTCCCGAGTGAGTAAAAGCAGTAGTAGAAGCAGCACTTCCTCCGATAGTAGCAGCAGCAGAACGTCTTTAGAGGGAAGGACTTCCACCATGGACTGGCCGGGTCTGGAGGACTGTCTCATTCCTATCGCCACCAGAGGCCTCTTCTACAACGACTCCTTCTTCGCAGACGCCCGCAGGAACTTTGACCAAGCCGTGAAGGAAGTCGTGGATCATTGGGGTCAGAGGTCAGGCGATGAAAATGACCTCGATTCTTACAGGAAGATTCGAGAAGTAGATGCCAAAGACACCAATCAAGCCATTTCTGTATCTCAAGACGACACTCATCATaag GTTGTGTTGGACGTCAGAGACTTCATGAACGGAGACGTCAAGGTCAAAGTCCTGGACGAGAACGAACTAGTGGTCGAAGGTCGTGTTGAGAGGGAGGAAGGAAACTCAATCTCCAAGAAGAGCTTCAGTCGCCGCTTCACATTCcctggtctagtcaaggctgatgcCATCTCTTCGGCCATGTCCTCTGACGGTGTCCTAACAGTCAGTGTGCCAAAGAATAACCAAAGAGACATTTCCCAAAAGAAGGTCAATTTCCAACTGCAGAACATCAATGAGGAAGCCACAAGCTCTAGCTCGAATGACACAGCCAAAAAGGAGTTTCTCAAGTCAAACAGAAGCAAAGATACCACTGATATTCTGTTGCCCATCTCAGAGAAAGGATCCTTCTTCGACGACTCCTTTTTCGACACTGCTCGACGGGACTTTGAAAAATCTGTCGAGGAGGTTCTGAATAAGTTTGGGAGGACGTCTGCACATGACGCGAGAGACAACATGGCCACCTACAGGAGCCTCCGGAAAGAAAATCTCCAGCAAGAAAATCAGGCCGTTTCTCTTACAGAAGACGACGCTTTCCATAAG GTTGTTCTAGACGTAAAAGACTTCACAAGTGGGGACGTTAGTGTGAAGGTTATCGATGAGAAAGTGCTAAAGGTTGAaggtaaagtggaagagaaaattgAAGGGAAATCTTCGCATAAGAGCTTTCAGCGGTTATTCACTTTTCCAGGTCCAGTCAAGACTGAGGCCATTACTTCAGCAATGTCATCAGATGGAATCCTTACGATCAAGGTACCAAAAGAAAAGACTCAAAGAAAAATGCTCTCAGCTAACTCTTCTAGTTCTCTTTCCTCCAACTTACAGGCAAATTCTCAGGATATCAAATTGACtaataaagaaagagaagaatccATTTCCAACAAAACAATGAAGGATTATGCTGACTCATCATTTCTGCCAGTGTTTGAAAAAGGCCTCTTCTTTCATGACGACCACTTTGCATCAGTTCGTCAACAATTTGAAAAGGCAGTTGAGGAAATCATGGAAAAACATGGAGAGACATTGTCCAGGACACACGATATGACCTCTTACAGAAGCTTAAGAGAGAAAGATACGCGAGAAGAGAATCAAGCCATTTCTGTGTCTGAAGATTCCGAAAGCCACAAG GTTGTGATGGATGTCCATGATTTCAATACAGAGGACTTGAAGATTAAAGTAATTGATGAAAACGAGTTGGTTATCGAAGGAAAAGTAGAGAAGAAAGATGGAGGCTCTGTTTCTACCAAAAGTTTCCGCAGGAGTTTCGTTTTTCCGGGACTGGTAAACTCTGAAGCTGTTTCATCTACAAAGTCTTCTGACGGTGTATTAATAATTACTATCCCAAAGAAACAGCAAGATATTAAATTGTCCGCAACTCCTCAATCTCTAGATAGGGAAACCGTATCATCTgggaacacatcacaaagtctatCAAACCACGCAAGCGCACACGTGTCCTCAATTCACTCCTCGAAACAAAGCAGCAGCTTTCAGTCAACTTCTGAGAACAGCCAAAAGGGTCACCTGCAGGGGCACATGACTGAAGGCTTGGACATGACTGACAGTCTGTTTTCTCGAGATATGTTCACATCTCATGATGACTTCTTTGCAAAGGCTCGACGTGATTTTGAAGATGCTGCAAGTATTGTTTTTAACCACTCCCCAGAGATGACCTTGTTACAGGAGAGGAACCCCTTCAAAGATTCACAGGAGCTCAACCTTCTGCAGGATGAACGAACATTATCGCTGGTGGAGGATGACCATTCTCTAAAG GTCAAAATCGATGTTCGTGACTTTGTTGGCGGAGACCTCCAAGTTAAAGCTCTGGAGCAGAACGAGATTCTGGTGGAGGGTACGAAGGAAGTGAAGGGCGAGGACGGAAGGTCTTCAAGTAAGAGCTTCAGCCGCCAGGTCAAGTTACCAGCCACCATCAAAGTGGATGCCATCACCTCCCTTCTCTCCAAGGACGGAGAGCTGGTCGTCACTGCACCAAAGGAACGCTAA